One Arvicanthis niloticus isolate mArvNil1 chromosome 13, mArvNil1.pat.X, whole genome shotgun sequence genomic window carries:
- the LOC117718776 gene encoding nonsense-mediated mRNA decay factor SMG5-like isoform X1: MLVPGTCPPAHLTCRSPGSCCPASGNTISIAQKKSNLMERNQEETLRASLLYQEVCLAAQRLDLFLQKENAHKEVFKPHVLALREMVQQACIKLMFLHPVVYGRKAEELLWRKIYSDIAMLLMKTNKKQMDTFQHWGEPLQAHLKAGLKFYEHLFLFLQGHYELRLQSYIDWPHSAIHLIGCKKVGPTSAEEASWARMACHRCLLYLGDLFRYQHEFLDLATKNLAERCYYRALSVAPNMGMPFNQLGALMGSKYYDLEATYYYQRCLHAEVPFKGAAWNLKRLYDHAGKRYSCLKRYQGRKLSHSQRQCWDNKRLLVSFLYLQSLLQPKRKFKAARLIALCQLVLDDFRLCLSYRPHQSGLCQASTEDKPPKGYLFLPDFLIFHMVVLCLMNVHSLRKSGSKQQKPAIIFALTLFSYLVQHVNTRIQAELQKRKLIPEEAAPRDGCWDKEPGKEYQEFPSPGLQKSLSQKMHKWSGICGECEASFHSYCDSDETEEDENSSLSSQAQSDASSETSHSDTTDEEGSGSLGSEEIQKNGGPPKSKGASSRSKLKAFVSPDSLLDLLKTTISSSLPAPLSQKLQGKHALPLAPVFSHNVLTPPTDPSRAVSSSLGTEGEMSSFPETEFHMGSSWEQRSFITQKNLQTTQWKLDILSGEGLLPTIKVILSWLRSNHSLLLSHWRSGCSLWDHLCVLLNLLPSVGDLQHPGLCLSHHLQDLLHSCQWPNTPKYLQLPEDIALFQQSPPQVSQDRAGLGQDPPQLTNQEEVIVRICFFRSFGHFVTRLPGQFLRFDSKLGVFVSSTLERSESATQQLPRTTPRIRLSKDIVQLWLQREVALLEKTFRGPQTRSVLTPYLFPDPRALCEHLSVIQKLATSAKFFLIIPKIVVDTLYILKWEDRRALAAITFLEDELKRRNQYILCQSFVSKRLVRPRMTKPDSDAWDLYNILEFCKSLLDSSRPGILDPSSMVTIITGVCLEHPRNFSYPLQLVLGMATEAGVEIKNILSFHKEWRVIS; this comes from the coding sequence GAAACACTATTAGCATTGCTCAAAAAAAATCCAACCTCATGGAGAGAAACCAGGAAGAAACTCTGAGGGCTTCACTCCTCTACCAGGAGGTCTGCTTGGCTGCTCAGAGACTGGATCTTTTCCTTCAAAAAGAAAATGCCCACAAAGAGGTTTTTAAGCCACACGTCCTGGCTctcagagagatggttcagcaagccTGCATTAAACTCATGTTCCTCCATCCGGTGGTTTATGGTAGGAAGGCCGAAGAGCTCTTATGGCGGAAAATATACTCTGACATTGCCATGCTGCTCATGAAGACCAACAAGAAACAAATGGACACTTTCCAACATTGGGGAGAGCCTCTGCAGGCTCACCtgaaggctggcctcaagttctaTGAGCAtctcttcctgttccttcagGGCCACTATGAACTGAGGTTACAGAGCTACATCGATTGGCCTCACAGTGCCATACACTTGATTGGTTGTAAGAAAGTGGGACCCACATCAGCAGAAGAGGCTTCCTGGGCCCGCATGGCCTGTCATCGCTGCCTGCTCTACCTGGGAGACTTGTTCCGGTATCAGCATGAGTTCCTAGACCTGGCCACCAAGAACTTGGCAGAGAGATGTTATTACAGAGCGTTGTCAGTGGCCCCGAATATGGGCATGCCCTTTAACCAACTGGGCGCTCTCATGGGGAGTAAGTATTATGATCTGGAAGCCACATACTACTATCAGCGCTGCCTCCACGCTGAAGTGCCTTTTAAAGGAGCAGCTTGGAACCTCAAACGACTCTATGATCATGCCGGAAAGAGGTACAGCTGTCTGAAGAGGTACCAGGGAAGAAAACTGTCTCACAGCCAAAGGCAATGTTGGGACAACAAAAGGCTTCTGGTTAGCTTCCTCTACCTTCAGAGCCTCCTGCAGCCCAAGAGAAAATTCAAAGCGGCAAGGCTTATAGCCTTGTGCCAACTGGTTCTCGATGACTTCCGTCTCTGTCTTTCCTACAGGCCGCATCAGTCTGGCCTGTGCCAGGCTTCCACAGAAGACAAGCCTCCTAAAGGGTATCTGTTTCTTCCGGACTTCCTCATCTTCCACATGGTGGTTCTTTGTCTCATGAATGTGCACAGCCTGAGGAAATCAGGCTCAAAACAGCAAAAGCCAGCTATCATCTTCGCCCTGACTCTTTTCTCGTATCTAGTACAACACGTGAACACACGAATCCAGGCTGAGttgcagaagaggaagttgaTTCCAGAAGAGGCTGCTCCCAGAGATGGATGCTGGGACAAAGAGCCTGGGAAGGAATATCAAGAATTTCCATCTCCTGGGCTCCAGAAGAGCCTCTCTCAGAAAATGCACAAGTGGTCTGGTATTTGTGGAGAGTGTGAGGCCAGTTTTCATTCCTATTGTGACTCAGATGAGACAGAGGAAGATGAAAACTCATCTTTAAGTTCCCAGGCACAATCGGACGCAAGCAGTGAGACATCCCACTCTGATACAACAGATGAAGAAGGGAGTGGGTCCTTGGGTTCAGAGGAAATTCAGAAGAATGGAGGTCCACCCAAATCTAAAGGCGCTTCTTCCCGAAGCAAACTGAAAGCATTTGTATCTCCTGACAGTCTCCTTGATCTCTTGAAAACAACTATTTCTTCTAGCCTGCCAGCTCCTTTGAGCCAAAAACTCCAAGGAAAACATGCCTTGCCTTTGGCTCCTGTCTTCAGTCATAATGTTCTAACACCTCCAACTGATCCAAGCCGTGCTGTCAGCAGTTCCTTGGGCACTGAAGGTGAGATGAGCAGCTTTcctgagacagaatttcacatGGGTTCCTCTTGGGAGCAGAGGTCCTTCATCACCCAGAAAAATCTCCAGACCACTCAGTGGAAACTGGACATTCTTTCTGGAGAGGGACTGTTGCCCACCATCAAGGTGATCCTGAGCTGGCTCCGCAGTAACCACAGCCTCCTCTTGTCACATTGGAGGAGTGGATGTAGCTTGTGGGACCATCTCTGTGTGTTGCTGAACCTGTTGCCCTCAGTGGGAGACCTTCAGCATCCGGGCCTTTGCCTGTCTCACCATCTCCAGGACTTGCTGCATAGCTGTCAATGGCCAAATACTCCCAAGTACCTTCAGCTCCCTGAGGACATCGCCCTGTTCCAACAGTCTCCTCCTCAAGTGTCCCAGGACAGGGCAGGCTTAGGGCAGGATCCACCTCAACTCACCAACCAGGAGGAAGTTATTGTGCGTATTTGTTTCTTCAGAAGTTTTGGTCACTTTGTAACAAGACTTCCAGGACAGTTCTTGAGGTTTGACTCTAAGCTCGGTGTCTTTGTGAGCAGTACCCTTGAAAGGTCAGAAAGTGCAACTCAGCAGCTTCCAAGAACAACTCCAAGAATCAGACTTTCCAAAGACATAGTCCAGCTCTGGTTACAACGTGAAGTGGCATTGCTAGAGAAAACTTTTCGAGGTCCCCAGACTCGGTCAGTGTTGACCCCTTACCTGTTTCCTGACCCCAGGGCCCTCTGTGAGCATCTTTCAGTCATACAGAAACTAGCCACTAGTGCCAAGTTTTTTCTTATCATACCCAAGATTGTGGTTGACACACTGTACATCCTAAAATGGGAAGATCGCAGGGCCTTGGCAGCCATCACTTTTCTAGAGGATGAGTTAAAGAGAAGGAATCAGTACATTCTCTGCCAGTCTTTTGTGTCCAAGAGGTTGGTGAGGCCCAGGATGACTAAACCAGACTCTGATGCCTGGGATCTCTACAATATTCTTGAGTTCTGCAAAAGTCTGCTGGACTCATCCAGACCAGGGATCCTGGATCCCAGCAGCATGGTGACGATCATTACTGGTGTATGTTTGGAACACCCTAGAAATTTCTCATACCCATTGCAGCTGGTTCTGGGGATGGCAACTGAAGCTGGTGTGGAAATCAAGAATATCCTGAGTTTCCACAAAGAATGGAGGGTGATCAGTTGA
- the LOC117718776 gene encoding nonsense-mediated mRNA decay factor SMG5-like isoform X2 has translation MERNQEETLRASLLYQEVCLAAQRLDLFLQKENAHKEVFKPHVLALREMVQQACIKLMFLHPVVYGRKAEELLWRKIYSDIAMLLMKTNKKQMDTFQHWGEPLQAHLKAGLKFYEHLFLFLQGHYELRLQSYIDWPHSAIHLIGCKKVGPTSAEEASWARMACHRCLLYLGDLFRYQHEFLDLATKNLAERCYYRALSVAPNMGMPFNQLGALMGSKYYDLEATYYYQRCLHAEVPFKGAAWNLKRLYDHAGKRYSCLKRYQGRKLSHSQRQCWDNKRLLVSFLYLQSLLQPKRKFKAARLIALCQLVLDDFRLCLSYRPHQSGLCQASTEDKPPKGYLFLPDFLIFHMVVLCLMNVHSLRKSGSKQQKPAIIFALTLFSYLVQHVNTRIQAELQKRKLIPEEAAPRDGCWDKEPGKEYQEFPSPGLQKSLSQKMHKWSGICGECEASFHSYCDSDETEEDENSSLSSQAQSDASSETSHSDTTDEEGSGSLGSEEIQKNGGPPKSKGASSRSKLKAFVSPDSLLDLLKTTISSSLPAPLSQKLQGKHALPLAPVFSHNVLTPPTDPSRAVSSSLGTEGEMSSFPETEFHMGSSWEQRSFITQKNLQTTQWKLDILSGEGLLPTIKVILSWLRSNHSLLLSHWRSGCSLWDHLCVLLNLLPSVGDLQHPGLCLSHHLQDLLHSCQWPNTPKYLQLPEDIALFQQSPPQVSQDRAGLGQDPPQLTNQEEVIVRICFFRSFGHFVTRLPGQFLRFDSKLGVFVSSTLERSESATQQLPRTTPRIRLSKDIVQLWLQREVALLEKTFRGPQTRSVLTPYLFPDPRALCEHLSVIQKLATSAKFFLIIPKIVVDTLYILKWEDRRALAAITFLEDELKRRNQYILCQSFVSKRLVRPRMTKPDSDAWDLYNILEFCKSLLDSSRPGILDPSSMVTIITGVCLEHPRNFSYPLQLVLGMATEAGVEIKNILSFHKEWRVIS, from the coding sequence ATGGAGAGAAACCAGGAAGAAACTCTGAGGGCTTCACTCCTCTACCAGGAGGTCTGCTTGGCTGCTCAGAGACTGGATCTTTTCCTTCAAAAAGAAAATGCCCACAAAGAGGTTTTTAAGCCACACGTCCTGGCTctcagagagatggttcagcaagccTGCATTAAACTCATGTTCCTCCATCCGGTGGTTTATGGTAGGAAGGCCGAAGAGCTCTTATGGCGGAAAATATACTCTGACATTGCCATGCTGCTCATGAAGACCAACAAGAAACAAATGGACACTTTCCAACATTGGGGAGAGCCTCTGCAGGCTCACCtgaaggctggcctcaagttctaTGAGCAtctcttcctgttccttcagGGCCACTATGAACTGAGGTTACAGAGCTACATCGATTGGCCTCACAGTGCCATACACTTGATTGGTTGTAAGAAAGTGGGACCCACATCAGCAGAAGAGGCTTCCTGGGCCCGCATGGCCTGTCATCGCTGCCTGCTCTACCTGGGAGACTTGTTCCGGTATCAGCATGAGTTCCTAGACCTGGCCACCAAGAACTTGGCAGAGAGATGTTATTACAGAGCGTTGTCAGTGGCCCCGAATATGGGCATGCCCTTTAACCAACTGGGCGCTCTCATGGGGAGTAAGTATTATGATCTGGAAGCCACATACTACTATCAGCGCTGCCTCCACGCTGAAGTGCCTTTTAAAGGAGCAGCTTGGAACCTCAAACGACTCTATGATCATGCCGGAAAGAGGTACAGCTGTCTGAAGAGGTACCAGGGAAGAAAACTGTCTCACAGCCAAAGGCAATGTTGGGACAACAAAAGGCTTCTGGTTAGCTTCCTCTACCTTCAGAGCCTCCTGCAGCCCAAGAGAAAATTCAAAGCGGCAAGGCTTATAGCCTTGTGCCAACTGGTTCTCGATGACTTCCGTCTCTGTCTTTCCTACAGGCCGCATCAGTCTGGCCTGTGCCAGGCTTCCACAGAAGACAAGCCTCCTAAAGGGTATCTGTTTCTTCCGGACTTCCTCATCTTCCACATGGTGGTTCTTTGTCTCATGAATGTGCACAGCCTGAGGAAATCAGGCTCAAAACAGCAAAAGCCAGCTATCATCTTCGCCCTGACTCTTTTCTCGTATCTAGTACAACACGTGAACACACGAATCCAGGCTGAGttgcagaagaggaagttgaTTCCAGAAGAGGCTGCTCCCAGAGATGGATGCTGGGACAAAGAGCCTGGGAAGGAATATCAAGAATTTCCATCTCCTGGGCTCCAGAAGAGCCTCTCTCAGAAAATGCACAAGTGGTCTGGTATTTGTGGAGAGTGTGAGGCCAGTTTTCATTCCTATTGTGACTCAGATGAGACAGAGGAAGATGAAAACTCATCTTTAAGTTCCCAGGCACAATCGGACGCAAGCAGTGAGACATCCCACTCTGATACAACAGATGAAGAAGGGAGTGGGTCCTTGGGTTCAGAGGAAATTCAGAAGAATGGAGGTCCACCCAAATCTAAAGGCGCTTCTTCCCGAAGCAAACTGAAAGCATTTGTATCTCCTGACAGTCTCCTTGATCTCTTGAAAACAACTATTTCTTCTAGCCTGCCAGCTCCTTTGAGCCAAAAACTCCAAGGAAAACATGCCTTGCCTTTGGCTCCTGTCTTCAGTCATAATGTTCTAACACCTCCAACTGATCCAAGCCGTGCTGTCAGCAGTTCCTTGGGCACTGAAGGTGAGATGAGCAGCTTTcctgagacagaatttcacatGGGTTCCTCTTGGGAGCAGAGGTCCTTCATCACCCAGAAAAATCTCCAGACCACTCAGTGGAAACTGGACATTCTTTCTGGAGAGGGACTGTTGCCCACCATCAAGGTGATCCTGAGCTGGCTCCGCAGTAACCACAGCCTCCTCTTGTCACATTGGAGGAGTGGATGTAGCTTGTGGGACCATCTCTGTGTGTTGCTGAACCTGTTGCCCTCAGTGGGAGACCTTCAGCATCCGGGCCTTTGCCTGTCTCACCATCTCCAGGACTTGCTGCATAGCTGTCAATGGCCAAATACTCCCAAGTACCTTCAGCTCCCTGAGGACATCGCCCTGTTCCAACAGTCTCCTCCTCAAGTGTCCCAGGACAGGGCAGGCTTAGGGCAGGATCCACCTCAACTCACCAACCAGGAGGAAGTTATTGTGCGTATTTGTTTCTTCAGAAGTTTTGGTCACTTTGTAACAAGACTTCCAGGACAGTTCTTGAGGTTTGACTCTAAGCTCGGTGTCTTTGTGAGCAGTACCCTTGAAAGGTCAGAAAGTGCAACTCAGCAGCTTCCAAGAACAACTCCAAGAATCAGACTTTCCAAAGACATAGTCCAGCTCTGGTTACAACGTGAAGTGGCATTGCTAGAGAAAACTTTTCGAGGTCCCCAGACTCGGTCAGTGTTGACCCCTTACCTGTTTCCTGACCCCAGGGCCCTCTGTGAGCATCTTTCAGTCATACAGAAACTAGCCACTAGTGCCAAGTTTTTTCTTATCATACCCAAGATTGTGGTTGACACACTGTACATCCTAAAATGGGAAGATCGCAGGGCCTTGGCAGCCATCACTTTTCTAGAGGATGAGTTAAAGAGAAGGAATCAGTACATTCTCTGCCAGTCTTTTGTGTCCAAGAGGTTGGTGAGGCCCAGGATGACTAAACCAGACTCTGATGCCTGGGATCTCTACAATATTCTTGAGTTCTGCAAAAGTCTGCTGGACTCATCCAGACCAGGGATCCTGGATCCCAGCAGCATGGTGACGATCATTACTGGTGTATGTTTGGAACACCCTAGAAATTTCTCATACCCATTGCAGCTGGTTCTGGGGATGGCAACTGAAGCTGGTGTGGAAATCAAGAATATCCTGAGTTTCCACAAAGAATGGAGGGTGATCAGTTGA